A segment of the Bacillus sp. es.034 genome:
CATCTTGATTGATGAAGCGCGTACTCCTTTGATCATTTCAGGTAACGCCCAGCGCACGCCTCAGCTTTATATCCAGGCGAATGCGGTCGTACGTACACTGAAAAAAGAAGAAGATTACACATATGATGAAAAAACAAAGGGTGTTCAATTAACGGAAGACGGAATCAGCAAGGTGGAAAGAGCCTTCCATATTGATAACCTGTTCGATATTTCACACGTAACCCTTAACCACCACATCAATCAGGCGTTAAAAGCCCATGTAAGTATGCACCGTGATGTGGATTATGTGGTCCAGGAAGGCGAAATCGTCATCGTTGACTCCTTTACGGGACGCTTGATGAAGGGACGTCGTTACAGTGATGGACTTCACCAATCAATCGAAGCAAAAGAAGGTCTTGAAATTCAAAACGAAAGCATGACCATGGCAACGATCACTTTCCAGAACTACTTCCGTATGTACGAAAAGCTGTCCGGTATGACGGGTACAGCGAAGACGGAAGAAGAAGAGTTCCGTAATATCTACAATATGAACGTTATTGTTATCCCGACGAACAGACCGATCGTCCGTGATGACCGCGCCGATTTAATTTACGCGTCCATCGAAGGGAAGTTCAACGCCGTAGTAGAAGACATTAAAGAACGAAATGATAAAGGACAGCCTGTACTGGTCGGTACGGTTGCCGTTGAAACGTCAGAATTGATTTCTAAGCTCCTCACGAAAAAAGGCGTACGCCATAACGTGTTGAATGCGAAAAACCATGGCCGTGAAGCGGAAATCATTTTAGAAGCGGGTCAGCCTGGTGCCGTTACGATCGCGACGAACATGGCCGGTCGTGGGACGGATATCAAACTTGGCGAAGGAGTCATCGATCTTGGCGGTCTTTCCGTCATCGGTACGGAGCGTCACGAATCAAGACGTATCGATAATCAGCTTCGTGGACGTTCCGGACGTCAGGGAGATCCCGGCGTGACTCAATTCTATCTTTCAATGGAAGATGAATTGATGAGAAGATTCGGCTCTGACAATATGAAGAGCATGATGGAACGCCTTGGAATGGATGATTCCCAGCCGATCCAAAGTAAAATGGTCAGCCGAGCTGTAGAATCAGCGCAAAAACGAGTGGAAGGTAACAACTTCGACGCTCGTAAGCAGCTTCTTCAATATGATGATGTACTGCGCCAACAGCGTGAAATCATCTACAAACAGCGTAATGAAGTCATTGACTCTGAAAACCTTCGAGACATCGTTGAAGGCATGATCAAATCAGTCATTGAACGCCAAGTGGCGGCTCATACGGCAGAAGAAGAGATGGAAAATTGGAATCTTCAAGGCATTGTTGATTACGTCAACGCCAACCTTCTACCGGAAAATGACGTGACGGTCGACGACCTTCGTGGAAAAGAAGCCGATGAAATGATGGCTCTCATCTTTGAAGACGTACAGCACCGTTACAATGAAAAAGAAGAGCAGCTGACACCGGAGCAGATGCGTGAGTTTGAAAAGGTCATCCTGCTTCGCGCCGTTGATACAAAATGGATTGATCACATCGATGCCATGGATCAACTTCGTCAGGGTATCCACCTCCGTGCATACGGACAAAACGATCCACTGCGTGAATACCAGCATGAAGGCTTCGCCATGTTCGAAAGCATGGTACTCGCCATCGAAGAAGACGTGGCAAAATACGTCATGAAAGCGGAAATTCGCAACAACCTGGAACGCCAGGAAGTGGCCAAAGGCCAAGCGGTCAACCCGAAAGAAGACGGAGCAAAAGCCAAAAAACAACCAGTCCGCAAACAAGCAGACGTCGGACGCAACGACCCATGCCCATGCGGAAGCGGCAAAAAATACAAACACTGCCACGGCATAACAGGATAACGAAAAGAAATCAGATGATACCTGGGACTAATTTTGCTAAAATAAGTCCCAGGTACTTTTCCGTTTTTATGATTAAGATGGAGTAACTGGCACTATTAGTGCTTTATTGGATGGATTTTAAAAGCAATGTTGATTGAAGCGGAAGGTGCTCGACTCCTGCGGGAAACGCGTGGAAGTTGAGACCCCGCAGGGCCTTAGCCCGAGGAGGCTCAACCCACGCCCCGCGGAAAGCGAGCACCTGCAGCGGAAATCAACCACCACTATCTAATACAAACTCCAAAATGACTTTTACAAAACAACAACCCAAATAACTATAGAGGTGACCACACATGGAACTATCAGAAATCAGAGCAGAGTTAGAAAAATCAGCTAAGACATTAGCGGACTTCAGGGGGTCTCTTTGACTTAGAAAACAAAGAGGCCAGAATCCAGGAACTTGACGAAATCATGGTCCAACCCGATTTCTGGGATGACCAGCAAACCGCACAGGGACTAATCAATGAAGGAAACGGCTTGAAGGAACTTGTCAATGAATACAAATCATTGCTTGAATCCCAGGAAAACCTTGAATTGACCCTTGAGCTGGTCAAAGAAGAACCAGACGAAGAACTGCAAAAGGATATGGAAGAAGAGCTTGCTGACTTGGTCAAACGTTTAAATGACTACGAGCTACAGCTTCTTCTAAGCGAAGAACATGATAAAAACAACGCGATCCTTGAACTGCATCCCGGTGCAGGTGGAACCGAGTCCCAGGATTGGGGTTCCATGCTTCTCCGCATGTACACACGTTGGGGTGAGAAACGCGGATTCAAGGTGGAAACCCTTGATTACCTGCCTGGTGATGAAGCGGGGATCAAGAGTGTAACGTTAGCGATCAAGGGCCACAACGCATACGGCTACCTGAAAGCTGAAAAAGGCGTGCACCGTCTTGTTCGTATTTCACCGTTCGATTCGTCGGGCCGTCGTCACACATCCTTCGTTTCGTGTGAAGTCATGCCGGAGTTTAATGAAGAAATCGAAATCGACATCCGTACGGAAGATCTGAAAATTGATACGTACCGTGCAAGCGGAGCCGGCGGTCAGCATATCAATACCACCGATTCAGCCGTCCGTATCACTCACTTACCGACCAATGTAGTTGTAACTTGTCAATCGGAGCGTTCTCAAATCAAGAACCGTGAGTCTGCGATGAAAATGCTGAAAGCGAAGCTTTATCAGAAGCGCATCGAAGAGCAGGAGCAGGAACTTGCTGAAATCCGCGGGGAGCAAAAGGAAATCGGATGGGGAAGCCAAATCCGTTCCTACGTCTTCCACCCATACTCCATGGTCAAGGACCACAGAACCAACACAGAATCAGGAAACGTACAAGGCGTCATGGACGGTGACATCGACCCATTCATCAACGCTTACCTGCGATCCAAAATAAAGTAATACACGAAACTGCCCCGCCCAACTTCTGGCGAGGGCAGTTTTTTAAATATGTTTGAGGGACGGACCTCTAATTAGCACAATGAAGCAACTGTTTCCCACCCAGCCAAGGTCCGTCCCTCCAACCTCACCTCATTAATGCTTTAACACGTTATTGAACTG
Coding sequences within it:
- the prfB gene encoding peptide chain release factor 2 (programmed frameshift), producing MELSEIRAELEKSAKTLADFRGSLDLENKEARIQELDEIMVQPDFWDDQQTAQGLINEGNGLKELVNEYKSLLESQENLELTLELVKEEPDEELQKDMEEELADLVKRLNDYELQLLLSEEHDKNNAILELHPGAGGTESQDWGSMLLRMYTRWGEKRGFKVETLDYLPGDEAGIKSVTLAIKGHNAYGYLKAEKGVHRLVRISPFDSSGRRHTSFVSCEVMPEFNEEIEIDIRTEDLKIDTYRASGAGGQHINTTDSAVRITHLPTNVVVTCQSERSQIKNRESAMKMLKAKLYQKRIEEQEQELAEIRGEQKEIGWGSQIRSYVFHPYSMVKDHRTNTESGNVQGVMDGDIDPFINAYLRSKIK
- the secA gene encoding preprotein translocase subunit SecA, encoding MLGLLNKVFDANKRELKRLEKLADQIEELGPDMERLTDDEIRERTERFKERYQKGEDLEDMLVEAFAVVREAARRVLGLYPYRVQLMGGISLHGGNISEMKTGEGKTLTATMPVYLNAITGKGVHVITVNDYLASRDAEEMGKLYNFLGLTVGLNLNSMSKDEKREAYSADITYGTNNEFGFDYLRDNMVLYKDQMVQRSLHFAVIDEVDSILIDEARTPLIISGNAQRTPQLYIQANAVVRTLKKEEDYTYDEKTKGVQLTEDGISKVERAFHIDNLFDISHVTLNHHINQALKAHVSMHRDVDYVVQEGEIVIVDSFTGRLMKGRRYSDGLHQSIEAKEGLEIQNESMTMATITFQNYFRMYEKLSGMTGTAKTEEEEFRNIYNMNVIVIPTNRPIVRDDRADLIYASIEGKFNAVVEDIKERNDKGQPVLVGTVAVETSELISKLLTKKGVRHNVLNAKNHGREAEIILEAGQPGAVTIATNMAGRGTDIKLGEGVIDLGGLSVIGTERHESRRIDNQLRGRSGRQGDPGVTQFYLSMEDELMRRFGSDNMKSMMERLGMDDSQPIQSKMVSRAVESAQKRVEGNNFDARKQLLQYDDVLRQQREIIYKQRNEVIDSENLRDIVEGMIKSVIERQVAAHTAEEEMENWNLQGIVDYVNANLLPENDVTVDDLRGKEADEMMALIFEDVQHRYNEKEEQLTPEQMREFEKVILLRAVDTKWIDHIDAMDQLRQGIHLRAYGQNDPLREYQHEGFAMFESMVLAIEEDVAKYVMKAEIRNNLERQEVAKGQAVNPKEDGAKAKKQPVRKQADVGRNDPCPCGSGKKYKHCHGITG